One Cellulosimicrobium protaetiae genomic region harbors:
- a CDS encoding RDD family protein, whose protein sequence is MRDGILIGEGVVLDARPASFATRGLALFLDMLVLLVLVLASLFAFAWSLDSLELDMATAIVIAFSVLVMVVIPTTVETLSRGRSLGKLALGIRVVRDDGGPVRFRHAFLRALVGVGEIWLTFGSVALVASLTNDKGKRLGDMAAGTYAIRVRGGRPTLVPLVMPPFLGAWASHADMRRLPDGLALAARQFLGRADRLHPASRARLGQELAGQVERYVAPGPPPGTHPETFLLAVLAERRDRDRATAQRAQAAAHEQAELLHRLPYSVPDPTR, encoded by the coding sequence GTGCGCGACGGCATCCTGATCGGCGAGGGCGTCGTCCTCGACGCCCGGCCCGCGTCGTTCGCGACGCGCGGGCTCGCGCTCTTCCTCGACATGCTGGTCCTGCTCGTGCTCGTCCTCGCGTCGCTCTTCGCGTTCGCGTGGTCGCTCGACTCGCTCGAGCTCGACATGGCCACGGCGATCGTCATCGCGTTCTCGGTCCTCGTCATGGTCGTGATCCCGACGACGGTCGAGACGCTGTCGCGCGGGCGGTCGCTCGGCAAGCTCGCGCTCGGCATCCGGGTCGTGCGCGACGACGGCGGCCCGGTCCGCTTCCGGCACGCGTTCCTGCGCGCCCTGGTCGGGGTGGGCGAGATCTGGCTGACCTTCGGCTCGGTGGCGCTGGTCGCGTCGTTGACGAACGACAAGGGCAAGCGGCTCGGCGACATGGCCGCCGGGACGTACGCGATCCGGGTGCGGGGCGGGCGGCCGACGCTCGTGCCGCTCGTCATGCCGCCGTTCCTCGGCGCCTGGGCGTCGCACGCCGACATGCGGCGGCTCCCCGACGGTCTCGCGCTCGCCGCGCGGCAGTTCCTGGGGCGCGCTGACCGGCTGCACCCGGCGTCTCGGGCGCGGCTCGGGCAGGAGCTCGCGGGGCAGGTCGAACGGTACGTCGCGCCGGGCCCGCCGCCCGGGACGCACCCCGAGACGTTCCTCCTGGCCGTGCTCGCCGAGCGCCGGGACCGGGACCGGGCCACGGCGCAGCGCGCGCAGGCCGCGGCGCACGAACAGGCCGAGCTGCTCCACCGGCTCCCCTACTCCGTCCCCGACCCGACACGCTGA